The Methanomassiliicoccus sp. genomic sequence AATCCATCGAATGGCGCGTGAGGTGATCCCCCTGGGCCTGGGACCGGGCAAGGTCCGCCCGAGGCTCAAGGCCGTGGGCATCGGCGGAGCTGGATGTAATGCCATTGCCAGCTGCGAGTTTGACGCCGTCGCCCTGTGCAATAACCGGGACACCTTTGTCTCCCGCCCTCATCATCGCAAGGTGGTCCTCAGCGACGAGGGCATTCGGTTCGTCCGTTCGATCTCCCCTGGCCTGCTCAGCGCTGCCGACAGCGAGGCCGTGCGGGGGGTCAAGGATGCATTGGGGGAGAGTGACATGCTCTTCCTCTTCACTGGGTTAGGAGGGGAGACTGGCTCCCACCTCACTCCGGGCATGGCTCATTTCGGGCGGCGGTGCAGCAACCTGGTAGTGGTCTCCGCGGCCCTTCCATTCTCGGTGGAGGGCAGCGGTCGCAAGGAAACGGCGAGAAAGGCGCTGCCGGAAGTCATCGAGGCGGCCCACGCCACCATAACCTATCCCAACGACGGTCTCTTGAAGCTCACCCCGAACCTGCCCCTTCGTCAGGCCTTCAAGGTCATGGACAACATCATGATGTTCCCCGCCACCGAGCTGGCCCAGGTCATCACCCGCGACGACCTCACTGCCCTGAGGGAAGACCTGCTCAATGTCCACGAGCTTCGCTTGGGGATAGGGGAGGGGACGGGGATGAACCGGGAGGAGCAGGTGGTCGTCGATGCCCTCACCTCTCCGTGGTTCGATCGGCCGCTGGACAAGGTGACGCTAGCCATAGTTGTGGTCATCGGGAGGGAGGTTGACCAGTTCATTATGAAGGGTGTGCTCGACCGCCTTCTCTACCGTCTGCCCAACGCTCGAGTCAGATACGCGGGGCGCTCGGACCACAAGATGGGCGATGGGCTTAGGTTGATGCTACTTCTGGGCTTTGCTCCCTGAGCCTTCGTCCAGGATGTCCTTGGGAGCGTTGGCGAAGGCGACAAGGGCCTGGGCTTCCATGAAGTGGAGGCGGCCGGGCATGACCATGCAGTGGAGCGGGGGGCCGAGATCGACATTGACCACCTCGTCCGGATAGCCGGCGAACAGAGCTTGCCGCTCCGAGCCTACCCGCGCCGCGGCGCAGAACAGGGAGCGCTCCTGCACCAGCCCCTTGCCCAGGCGCCCCTCGGCATCCAGCAGCCAGCGCATGGCCATAGGGGCAGTCATATAGCGATCCTCCTCCTGCTTTATATCTAATAATATAAGAGTGTGAAGCCCCCGGGAGAAGTTTTCCAGGATGTTGTCGTACGGCGAGGAGGGCAGGAAACCAGGCTCGGGGAAGGGGATGGTCACCGCCCGGCCGAATTTGTAGGGCTGCAGACCAAGGGCCGCCGCGCAGGCGATGAAAATCGAGACCCCATTTATGATGTCTGTATGGATGCCCTGCTCCATGGCCCGCATACGCAGGTCGACATGAGTGGTCGCGGACATGGGGTCACCGGCGGTAATGAAGGCAACCCTCTTCTTCCTGGCCGCGGATACGATGATGTCCTTCTCCTCCACATCGGCACGCTTCAGGATGGTGACCTTCTTTCCAATGAAGGCCTCTATGTCCATGGGCTGGGAGTCGTTCAGCATTGATGTGTAGAACTCGGCGTAGATCTCATCGCAATTGCGGAGGGCGGTCAGCGCCCTAATGCTCATGTCCTCTGGTCTGGACATCCCTAAACCGACAAATATCAATTCGCCCATTGGCAACACCGTGCGCACCATCTGCCTGAAGGTACCGAGAGGGGAAGCTGAGTTCACTCGTAAAAAGCTTTTATCGCTCGGCCTGCTGGACATCTCCCGTCGGATACAGGGGGAGGGGGACTTCATCTGCCTGCCGCTCCGTCCCGGAGAGGCGCCCGACCTCGGATTCGAGAGGGTGGAAAGGGACCTTGTAGAGAGGGAGGTCGCAGAGACCGACTACCGGGCCTTTGTGGACGTTCCTCCGGAGGTGCGAGACCGGCTTCCGGTATCCTTCGACGTCATCGGGGACGTCGCCATCATCCGACTGGACGACGACCTCCTGGAGCTGTCGGGAAAAATAGGCACCGCGCTCATGCGGACCTATCCTCGCCTGAGAACTGTAGCCCTGGACCACGGGG encodes the following:
- the dph5 gene encoding diphthine synthase, giving the protein MSIRALTALRNCDEIYAEFYTSMLNDSQPMDIEAFIGKKVTILKRADVEEKDIIVSAARKKRVAFITAGDPMSATTHVDLRMRAMEQGIHTDIINGVSIFIACAAALGLQPYKFGRAVTIPFPEPGFLPSSPYDNILENFSRGLHTLILLDIKQEEDRYMTAPMAMRWLLDAEGRLGKGLVQERSLFCAAARVGSERQALFAGYPDEVVNVDLGPPLHCMVMPGRLHFMEAQALVAFANAPKDILDEGSGSKAQK